In Pseudomonas putida, a genomic segment contains:
- the mlaD gene encoding outer membrane lipid asymmetry maintenance protein MlaD, translated as MQNRTLEIGVGLFLLAGILALLLLALRVSGLSASPSSDTYKVYAYFDNIAGLTVRAKVTMAGVTIGKVTAIDLDRDSYTGRVTLQLDKSVDNLPTDSTASILTAGLLGEKYIGISVGGEEDVLKDGATIHDTQSALVLEDLIGKFLLNTVGKEPKEAQPAN; from the coding sequence ATGCAAAACCGCACCCTGGAAATCGGTGTCGGCCTGTTCCTCCTGGCCGGGATCCTGGCGCTGCTGCTGCTGGCCCTGCGTGTCAGCGGGCTGTCCGCCAGCCCGAGCAGCGATACCTACAAAGTTTATGCGTACTTCGACAATATCGCCGGTCTGACGGTCAGAGCTAAAGTGACCATGGCCGGTGTGACCATCGGCAAGGTCACCGCCATCGATCTGGACCGTGATTCCTACACGGGTCGGGTGACCCTGCAGCTGGACAAGTCGGTCGACAACCTGCCGACCGACTCCACTGCCTCGATCCTGACCGCCGGCTTGCTTGGCGAGAAGTACATCGGTATCAGCGTGGGCGGTGAGGAAGACGTGCTCAAGGATGGCGCCACCATCCACGACACCCAGTCGGCGCTGGTGCTGGAAGATCTGATTGGCAAGTTCCTGCTCAATACCGTGGGCAAGGAACCGAAAGAAGCGCAACCGGCTAATTAA
- the lptB gene encoding LPS export ABC transporter ATP-binding protein — protein MATLKAQHLAKSYKGRQVVRDVSLSIDSGQIVGLLGPNGAGKTTCFYMIVGLVQAEQGRVLIDNLDVSHQPMHGRARAGIGYLPQEASIFRKLSVADNIMAILETRKDLDRDGRRKELESLLQEFHISHIRDNLGMSLSGGERRRVEIARALATAPKFILLDEPFAGVDPISVGDIKQIIHHLKAKGIGVLITDHNVRETLDICETAYIVNDGQLIAEGDAETILANELVKEVYLGHEFRL, from the coding sequence ATGGCAACCCTCAAAGCCCAGCACCTGGCCAAGAGCTACAAGGGCCGACAGGTGGTACGCGACGTCAGCCTGTCGATCGACAGCGGCCAGATCGTCGGCCTGCTCGGCCCCAACGGCGCCGGCAAGACCACCTGCTTCTACATGATCGTGGGCCTGGTCCAGGCCGAGCAGGGGCGCGTGCTGATCGACAACCTCGACGTCAGCCACCAACCCATGCACGGCCGCGCCCGCGCCGGTATCGGCTACCTGCCGCAGGAGGCCTCGATCTTCCGCAAGCTGTCGGTGGCCGACAACATCATGGCCATCCTCGAAACCCGCAAGGACCTCGACCGCGACGGCCGGCGCAAGGAGCTCGAAAGCCTGTTGCAGGAGTTCCACATCAGCCATATCCGCGACAACCTCGGCATGAGCCTCTCCGGCGGTGAACGTCGCCGCGTGGAAATCGCCCGTGCCCTGGCTACCGCGCCGAAATTCATCCTGCTCGACGAACCCTTCGCGGGCGTCGACCCGATTTCGGTAGGCGACATCAAGCAGATCATCCACCACCTCAAGGCCAAGGGCATCGGTGTACTGATCACCGACCACAACGTCCGCGAGACCCTGGATATCTGCGAAACCGCCTACATCGTCAACGATGGCCAACTGATCGCCGAAGGCGATGCCGAGACCATCCTGGCCAACGAACTGGTGAAAGAGGTTTACCTGGGCCACGAGTTCCGACTCTGA
- the ptsN gene encoding PTS IIA-like nitrogen regulatory protein PtsN, which produces MIRLETILTPGRSLVNVPGGSKKRALEKVATVIAEQVPELEMQDVFEKLVAREKLGSTGFGNGIAIPHCRLEGCTAPVSALLHLEAPIDYDAIDGAPVDLLFVLLVPEAATDAHLELLRQIASMLDRREVRDRLRAADSSEALYQVVLDVQNEH; this is translated from the coding sequence ATGATCCGACTTGAAACCATCCTGACCCCCGGCCGTTCCCTCGTGAACGTGCCGGGAGGCAGTAAGAAGCGCGCCCTGGAAAAGGTCGCTACCGTTATCGCCGAGCAGGTGCCTGAGCTGGAGATGCAAGACGTCTTCGAAAAGCTCGTGGCCCGCGAAAAACTCGGCTCGACCGGCTTTGGCAACGGCATCGCCATCCCCCACTGCCGGCTTGAAGGCTGCACCGCCCCCGTGAGCGCTCTGCTGCACCTGGAAGCGCCCATCGATTACGACGCCATCGACGGCGCGCCGGTCGACCTGCTGTTCGTCCTGCTGGTGCCCGAAGCCGCCACCGATGCCCACCTTGAACTGCTGCGCCAGATCGCCAGCATGCTCGATCGCAGGGAGGTTCGCGATCGCCTGCGTGCCGCCGACAGCAGCGAGGCCCTGTACCAGGTAGTCCTGGACGTACAGAACGAGCACTGA
- a CDS encoding KdsC family phosphatase, with protein MNQDLMQRGKAIKLAVFDVDGVLTDGRLYFLEDGSEFKTFNTLDGQGIKMLMASGVTTAIISGRKTPVVERRAKNLGIPHLYQGREDKLVVLDGLLAELGLSYEQVAYLGDDLPDLPVIRRVGLGMAVANAAPFVRQHADGVTQARGGEGAAREFCELIMQAQGTLDAANANYL; from the coding sequence ATGAACCAAGACCTGATGCAACGCGGCAAGGCCATCAAACTGGCGGTATTCGACGTCGACGGCGTACTCACCGACGGGCGCCTGTACTTCCTCGAGGACGGCAGCGAGTTCAAGACCTTCAACACCCTCGACGGCCAGGGCATCAAGATGCTCATGGCCTCGGGCGTGACCACGGCGATCATCAGCGGGCGCAAGACCCCGGTGGTCGAGCGCCGGGCGAAGAACCTCGGCATACCCCACCTGTACCAGGGCCGCGAAGACAAACTGGTGGTACTGGACGGCTTGCTCGCCGAACTGGGCCTAAGCTATGAGCAGGTCGCCTATCTGGGCGACGACCTGCCCGACCTGCCGGTGATTCGCCGCGTCGGCCTGGGCATGGCGGTGGCCAACGCCGCGCCGTTCGTTCGCCAGCACGCCGATGGCGTGACCCAGGCACGCGGCGGCGAAGGTGCCGCCCGCGAGTTCTGTGAACTGATCATGCAGGCCCAGGGCACCCTGGACGCTGCCAACGCCAACTACCTGTAA
- a CDS encoding ATP-binding cassette domain-containing protein, with product MSVDSAYAVELKGVTFKRGSRSIFSNVDIRIPRGKVTGIMGPSGCGKTTLLRLMGAQLRPSSGEVWVAGQNLPALSRSDLFDARKQMGVLFQSGALFTDLDVFENVAFPLRVHTQLSDEMIRDIVLMKLQAVGLRGAIDLMPDELSGGMKRRVALARAIALDPQILMYDEPFVGQDPIAMGVLVRLIRLLNDALGITSIVVSHDLAETASIADYIYVVGDGQVLGQGTPDELMGADNPRIRQFMKGDPDGPVPFHFPAPDYRADLLGAR from the coding sequence ATGAGTGTGGATAGCGCCTACGCGGTCGAGTTGAAGGGAGTCACCTTCAAGCGCGGTTCGCGCAGCATTTTCAGCAACGTCGATATCCGTATCCCGCGTGGCAAGGTCACCGGGATCATGGGGCCGTCGGGTTGCGGCAAGACCACGCTGCTGCGCCTGATGGGCGCGCAGCTGCGGCCGTCGAGCGGCGAGGTGTGGGTGGCCGGGCAGAACCTGCCGGCGCTGTCGCGCAGCGACCTGTTCGACGCCCGCAAGCAGATGGGCGTGCTGTTCCAGAGTGGTGCTCTGTTCACCGACCTCGACGTGTTCGAGAACGTGGCGTTCCCGCTGCGGGTGCATACCCAGCTGTCGGACGAGATGATTCGCGACATCGTGCTGATGAAGCTGCAGGCCGTGGGCCTGCGCGGTGCCATCGACCTGATGCCCGATGAGCTGTCCGGCGGTATGAAACGCCGCGTGGCACTGGCTCGGGCGATTGCGCTCGATCCGCAGATCCTCATGTACGACGAACCGTTCGTCGGCCAGGACCCGATCGCCATGGGTGTGCTGGTGCGTCTGATCCGCCTGCTCAACGACGCGCTGGGCATCACCAGCATCGTGGTGTCGCACGACCTTGCCGAAACCGCCAGCATCGCCGACTACATCTACGTGGTCGGTGATGGCCAGGTCCTTGGCCAGGGCACGCCCGACGAATTGATGGGGGCGGACAATCCGCGTATCCGCCAGTTCATGAAGGGCGACCCGGACGGTCCGGTGCCATTCCACTTTCCTGCGCCTGATTACCGCGCCGACCTGCTGGGAGCGCGGTGA
- a CDS encoding RNA polymerase factor sigma-54, producing MKPSLVLKMGQQLTMTPQLQQAIRLLQLSTLDLQQEIQEALESNPMLERQEDGDDFDNSDPMADNAENKPVAEVQDNSFQETTASAENLEEGEWNERIPNELPVDTAWEDIYQTSASSLPSNDDDEWDFTTRTSAGESLQSHLLWQLNLAPMSDTDRLIAVTLIDSINGQGYLEDTLEEICQGFDPELDIELDEVEAVLHRIQQFEPAGVGARNLGECLLLQLRQLPKNTPWMAEAQRLVTDFIDLLGGRDYSQLMRRMKLKEDELRQVIELVQSLNPRPGSQIESSEPEYVVPDVIVRKDSDRWLVELNQEAIPRLRVNPQYAGFVRRADTSADNTFMRNQLQEARWFIKSLQSRNETLMKVATQIVEHQRGFLDHGDEAMKPLVLHDIAEAVGMHESTISRVTTQKYMHTPRGIYELKYFFSSHVSTAEGGECSSTAIRAIIKKLVAAENQKKPLSDSKIAGLLEAQGIQVARRTVAKYRESLGIAPSSERKRLM from the coding sequence ATGAAACCATCGCTCGTCCTAAAAATGGGCCAGCAACTGACGATGACCCCGCAGTTGCAACAGGCCATCCGTCTGCTCCAGCTTTCTACCCTGGACCTTCAGCAGGAGATCCAGGAAGCGCTGGAGTCGAACCCGATGCTCGAACGTCAGGAAGACGGCGACGACTTCGACAACAGCGACCCGATGGCGGACAACGCCGAGAACAAGCCGGTTGCCGAAGTCCAGGACAACAGCTTCCAGGAGACCACGGCCAGCGCCGAGAACCTGGAAGAAGGTGAATGGAACGAGCGCATCCCCAACGAACTGCCGGTCGACACGGCCTGGGAAGACATCTACCAGACCAGCGCCAGCAGCCTCCCCAGCAACGATGACGACGAGTGGGACTTCACCACCCGTACCTCCGCTGGCGAGAGCCTACAGAGCCATCTGCTGTGGCAGCTGAACCTGGCGCCGATGTCCGACACCGACCGTCTGATCGCAGTCACCCTGATCGACAGCATCAACGGCCAGGGCTACCTGGAAGACACGCTCGAGGAAATCTGCCAGGGCTTCGACCCCGAGCTGGATATCGAACTCGACGAGGTCGAGGCCGTGCTGCACCGCATCCAGCAGTTCGAGCCGGCCGGTGTCGGCGCGCGCAACCTGGGCGAATGCCTGCTGCTGCAACTGCGTCAGCTGCCGAAGAACACCCCCTGGATGGCCGAAGCCCAACGCCTGGTCACCGACTTCATCGACTTGCTCGGCGGTCGCGACTACAGCCAGCTGATGCGCCGCATGAAGCTCAAGGAAGACGAACTGCGCCAGGTGATCGAGCTGGTGCAGAGCCTCAACCCTCGCCCTGGCTCGCAGATCGAGTCGAGCGAGCCGGAGTACGTGGTCCCGGACGTGATCGTGCGCAAGGACAGCGACCGCTGGTTGGTCGAGCTGAACCAGGAAGCCATCCCCCGCCTGCGGGTCAACCCACAGTACGCAGGCTTCGTACGCCGCGCCGACACCAGCGCCGACAACACCTTCATGCGCAACCAGCTGCAAGAGGCGCGCTGGTTCATCAAGAGCCTGCAGAGTCGCAACGAAACGCTGATGAAGGTCGCGACGCAGATCGTCGAGCACCAGCGCGGCTTCCTCGACCACGGCGACGAGGCGATGAAGCCACTGGTGCTGCACGACATCGCCGAGGCGGTGGGCATGCACGAGTCGACGATCTCCCGGGTGACCACGCAGAAATACATGCACACGCCGCGTGGCATCTATGAATTGAAATACTTTTTCTCGAGCCATGTCAGCACCGCTGAAGGCGGCGAATGCTCATCCACGGCGATCCGCGCGATCATCAAGAAACTGGTGGCTGCGGAAAATCAGAAAAAGCCATTGAGTGACAGCAAGATCGCTGGTTTACTGGAGGCACAAGGCATTCAGGTAGCCCGTCGCACCGTCGCCAAGTACCGCGAGTCCCTCGGCATCGCACCGTCGAGCGAGCGCAAGCGACTGATGTAG
- a CDS encoding STAS domain-containing protein, translating into MSEAVVSMAEPGVLRLAGVLDYRSGPALRKQGKALIDAARESRLVLDCSAVEKSSSVGLSLLLAFIRDGQSSGKVCEVRGMPDDMREIAEVYDLDEVLAS; encoded by the coding sequence ATGAGTGAAGCTGTTGTAAGCATGGCCGAACCGGGCGTATTGCGCCTGGCTGGCGTGCTGGACTACCGCAGCGGCCCGGCCTTGCGCAAGCAGGGCAAGGCGTTGATCGATGCCGCCCGTGAATCACGCCTGGTGCTCGATTGCTCGGCGGTAGAGAAATCGTCCAGTGTCGGCCTGTCGCTATTGCTGGCGTTCATCCGTGATGGCCAGTCCAGCGGCAAGGTCTGCGAAGTGCGTGGCATGCCTGACGACATGCGGGAAATCGCCGAGGTCTACGACCTCGATGAGGTATTGGCAAGCTGA
- the murA gene encoding UDP-N-acetylglucosamine 1-carboxyvinyltransferase translates to MDKLIITGGARLDGEIRISGAKNAALPILAATLLADGPVTVGNLPHLHDITTMIELFGRMGIEPVIDEKLAVEIDPRTIKTLVAPYELVKTMRASILVLGPMVARFGEAEVALPGGCAIGSRPVDLHIRGLEAMGAKIEVEGGYIKAKAPEGGLRGAHFFFDTVSVTGTENIMMAAALAKGRSVLQNAAREPEVVDLANFINAMGGKVQGAGTDTIVIDGVERLDSANYRVMPDRIETGTYLVAAAVTGGRVKVKDTDPTILEAVLEKLKEAGADITAGEDWIELDMHGKRPKAVNLRTAPYPAFPTDMQAQFISLNAIAEGTGAVIETIFENRFMHVYEMHRMGAQIQVEGNTAIVTGVTALKGAPVMATDLRASASLVLSALVADGDTLIDRIYHIDRGYECIEEKLQMLGAKIRRVPG, encoded by the coding sequence ATGGACAAACTGATTATCACTGGCGGCGCCCGTCTCGACGGCGAGATCCGCATTTCGGGCGCGAAGAACGCGGCCCTGCCGATCCTCGCGGCGACCCTGCTGGCCGATGGCCCGGTCACCGTCGGCAACCTGCCACACCTGCACGACATCACCACCATGATCGAGCTGTTCGGTCGCATGGGCATCGAGCCTGTGATCGATGAAAAGCTCGCGGTGGAAATCGACCCCCGCACCATCAAGACCCTGGTCGCGCCCTACGAGCTGGTCAAGACCATGCGTGCCTCGATCCTGGTGCTGGGCCCGATGGTCGCCCGTTTCGGCGAGGCCGAAGTGGCCCTGCCAGGCGGTTGCGCCATCGGCTCGCGCCCGGTCGACCTGCACATCCGTGGCCTCGAGGCCATGGGTGCGAAGATCGAGGTCGAAGGTGGCTACATCAAGGCCAAGGCCCCTGAAGGCGGCCTGCGTGGCGCGCACTTCTTCTTCGATACCGTCAGTGTGACCGGTACCGAGAACATCATGATGGCCGCAGCCCTGGCCAAGGGCCGCAGCGTGCTGCAGAACGCCGCGCGGGAGCCTGAAGTGGTCGACCTGGCCAACTTCATCAACGCCATGGGCGGCAAGGTGCAAGGCGCCGGCACCGACACCATCGTCATCGATGGCGTCGAGCGCCTGGATTCGGCCAACTACCGCGTGATGCCTGACCGTATCGAGACCGGCACCTACCTGGTCGCCGCTGCCGTGACCGGTGGTCGCGTCAAGGTCAAGGACACCGATCCGACCATCCTCGAGGCGGTACTGGAAAAACTCAAGGAAGCCGGCGCCGATATCACCGCCGGTGAAGACTGGATTGAGCTGGACATGCACGGCAAGCGGCCAAAGGCCGTCAACCTGCGTACCGCCCCGTACCCGGCGTTCCCGACCGACATGCAGGCGCAGTTCATCTCGCTCAACGCCATCGCCGAGGGCACTGGCGCGGTGATCGAGACGATCTTCGAGAACCGCTTCATGCACGTCTACGAGATGCACCGCATGGGCGCGCAGATCCAGGTCGAGGGCAACACCGCCATCGTCACCGGGGTCACCGCACTCAAGGGCGCGCCAGTCATGGCCACCGACCTGCGTGCCTCGGCCAGCCTGGTGCTGTCGGCCCTGGTTGCCGACGGCGACACGCTGATCGATCGCATCTACCACATCGACCGTGGTTACGAGTGCATCGAAGAAAAACTGCAGATGCTCGGCGCGAAAATCCGCCGCGTACCGGGCTAG
- the hpf gene encoding ribosome hibernation-promoting factor, HPF/YfiA family translates to MQVNISGQHVEVTQPLRDYVEQKLKKLEGHFDKITNVQVIMKVEKLQQKVEATLQIPGGEVVANAEHEDMYAAIDALTDKLDRQLKKHKEKQQSLLQGAAAR, encoded by the coding sequence ATGCAAGTCAATATCAGTGGACAGCATGTAGAAGTCACCCAGCCACTGCGCGACTACGTCGAGCAGAAACTCAAGAAGCTGGAAGGCCACTTCGACAAGATTACCAACGTGCAGGTCATCATGAAGGTCGAGAAGCTGCAGCAGAAGGTCGAAGCGACCCTGCAGATTCCCGGCGGCGAAGTGGTTGCCAACGCGGAACACGAAGACATGTATGCAGCGATCGACGCCTTGACCGACAAGCTCGACCGCCAACTGAAAAAACACAAGGAAAAACAGCAAAGCCTGCTGCAAGGTGCAGCCGCCCGCTGA
- a CDS encoding KpsF/GutQ family sugar-phosphate isomerase: MSQSSELIQSAQRTLRLELEAVEGLLARIDASFVKACELILASKGRVVVVGMGKSGHIGNKIAATLASTGTPAFFVHPAEASHGDMGMITRDDVILALSNSGSTAEIVTLLPLIKRLGIQLISLTGNPDSPLAQAAEVNLDARVPQEACPLNLAPTSSTTAALVLGDALAIALLEARGFTAEDFAFSHPGGALGRRLLLKVENVMHSGDELPSVQRGTLLKDALLEMSRKGLGMTVVLEADGKLAGVFTDGDLRRSLDRNIDVHTTLIDQVMTVHGKTARAEMLAAEALKIMEDHKIGALVVVDQDDRPSGALNMHDLLRAGVM, from the coding sequence ATGAGCCAATCCAGCGAGCTGATCCAATCCGCCCAGCGCACCCTGCGCCTTGAACTCGAAGCCGTCGAAGGCCTTCTGGCGCGCATCGACGCCAGTTTCGTCAAGGCCTGCGAGCTGATCCTGGCGAGCAAGGGCCGGGTCGTCGTGGTCGGCATGGGCAAGTCCGGGCACATCGGCAACAAGATCGCCGCCACCCTGGCCAGCACCGGCACGCCGGCGTTCTTCGTGCACCCGGCCGAAGCCAGCCACGGTGACATGGGCATGATCACCCGCGACGATGTCATCCTGGCTCTGTCCAACTCCGGCAGCACCGCCGAAATCGTGACCCTGCTGCCTCTCATCAAGCGCCTGGGCATCCAGCTGATCAGCCTCACCGGCAACCCGGACTCGCCCCTGGCCCAGGCTGCGGAAGTCAACCTCGACGCCCGAGTCCCCCAGGAAGCCTGCCCGCTGAACCTGGCACCCACCTCCTCGACCACCGCAGCGCTGGTGCTCGGCGATGCGCTGGCCATTGCCCTGCTCGAGGCCCGCGGCTTCACCGCCGAAGACTTCGCCTTCTCGCACCCCGGCGGTGCCCTGGGGCGGCGCCTGCTGCTCAAGGTCGAGAACGTCATGCACAGCGGCGACGAGCTACCATCGGTGCAACGCGGCACCCTGCTCAAGGACGCGCTCCTTGAAATGTCTCGCAAAGGTTTGGGCATGACCGTGGTCCTCGAGGCCGACGGCAAGCTGGCCGGGGTGTTCACCGACGGCGACCTGCGTCGCAGCCTGGACCGCAACATCGACGTGCACACCACCCTGATCGATCAGGTGATGACCGTGCATGGCAAGACCGCCCGCGCCGAAATGCTCGCCGCCGAGGCCCTGAAGATCATGGAAGACCACAAGATTGGCGCGCTGGTGGTCGTGGACCAGGACGACCGCCCGTCCGGTGCCCTGAACATGCACGACCTGCTGCGCGCCGGAGTGATGTAA
- a CDS encoding MlaC/ttg2D family ABC transporter substrate-binding protein gives MISILRRGLLVLLAAFPLLTLAAQSPRDVVQGTTTELLSDLKANKEQYKSNPNAFYDALNRILGPVVDADGISKSIMTVKYSRKASPEQMQRFQENFKRSLMQFYGNALLEYNNQGITVDPAKPDDGKRASVGMKVTGNNGAVYPVQYTLEKLGDEWKVRNVIVNGINIGKLFRDQFADAMQRNGNDLDKTINGWAGEVAKAKQTADSSPEKTVK, from the coding sequence ATGATTTCGATCCTGCGACGTGGCCTGCTGGTCCTGCTGGCGGCCTTCCCCCTGCTGACGTTGGCTGCGCAATCGCCGCGTGACGTGGTGCAAGGCACCACCACCGAGCTGCTCAGCGACCTCAAGGCCAACAAGGAACAGTACAAGTCCAACCCCAACGCCTTCTACGATGCACTCAACCGCATCCTCGGCCCGGTGGTGGACGCCGACGGTATTTCCAAAAGCATCATGACCGTCAAGTACTCGCGCAAGGCTTCGCCCGAGCAGATGCAGCGCTTCCAGGAAAACTTCAAGCGCAGCCTGATGCAGTTCTATGGCAACGCATTGCTCGAGTACAACAACCAGGGCATCACCGTCGACCCGGCCAAGCCCGATGACGGCAAGCGCGCAAGCGTTGGCATGAAGGTCACCGGCAACAATGGCGCCGTGTACCCTGTGCAATACACCCTGGAAAAACTCGGTGACGAGTGGAAGGTGCGTAACGTGATCGTCAACGGCATCAACATCGGCAAGTTGTTCCGCGACCAGTTCGCAGATGCCATGCAGCGCAACGGCAACGACTTGGACAAGACCATCAATGGCTGGGCCGGCGAAGTGGCCAAGGCCAAGCAGACCGCCGACAGCTCGCCAGAGAAGACCGTCAAATGA
- the lptC gene encoding LPS export ABC transporter periplasmic protein LptC: MFSKKARNIALLGVIAALLVAVGYWNVSPESFLDKPVAQVDESAIDYYAVNAHTLQFLPDGKLQYEMTADKVEHLKASEVTLVTTPDLHLYRGTEYPWHVQSVRAEVNPDGTEVELIDKVRVARTDEKQRETIITSSRMTVFPQKQYAQTDQAVRIDGAGGTTTGKGMKAYLKESKMDLLSNVRGQYEAR, translated from the coding sequence ATGTTCAGCAAGAAAGCCCGAAACATCGCGCTGCTCGGGGTGATCGCCGCCCTGCTGGTGGCCGTCGGCTACTGGAACGTCAGCCCCGAGAGCTTCCTCGACAAACCGGTGGCGCAGGTCGACGAAAGCGCCATCGACTATTACGCGGTCAACGCCCACACTCTGCAGTTCTTGCCGGACGGCAAGCTGCAGTACGAGATGACCGCCGACAAGGTCGAGCACCTCAAGGCCAGCGAGGTCACCCTGGTGACCACGCCCGACCTGCACCTGTACCGGGGCACCGAATACCCCTGGCACGTGCAGAGCGTGCGCGCCGAGGTCAACCCGGACGGTACCGAGGTGGAACTGATCGACAAGGTCCGCGTCGCTCGCACCGACGAAAAGCAGCGCGAAACCATCATTACCAGCTCACGCATGACCGTATTCCCGCAGAAGCAATATGCGCAGACCGATCAAGCCGTTAGAATCGACGGCGCCGGTGGCACAACTACGGGCAAAGGAATGAAAGCGTATTTGAAAGAAAGCAAGATGGACTTGCTCTCTAACGTAAGAGGACAGTATGAGGCTCGTTAA
- a CDS encoding BolA family protein yields the protein MQAVEVKSFLEEKLPGSRVEVEGEGCNFQLNVISDELAGLSPVKRQQAIYAHLNPWIANGSIHAVTMKFFSSAAWAERT from the coding sequence ATGCAGGCCGTAGAAGTTAAGAGCTTCCTTGAAGAAAAATTGCCGGGATCCCGGGTCGAAGTTGAAGGCGAAGGCTGCAACTTCCAGTTGAACGTGATCAGCGACGAGTTGGCTGGCCTGAGCCCGGTCAAGCGTCAGCAGGCGATCTATGCTCACCTTAATCCCTGGATCGCCAATGGCAGCATCCATGCGGTAACCATGAAATTTTTCAGCAGCGCAGCCTGGGCTGAGCGCACCTGA
- the lptA gene encoding lipopolysaccharide transport periplasmic protein LptA has product MRLVKTLPLLLSLSAALGSASAFALPNDRDQPIRIQADNAHLDDKQGVATYTGDVIITQGSMMIKGNTVTITRAQSGDIDVVTSVGNLAYFEQQQSAAKPDKMKGWAVTIQYQAQKDMVILTDRAKVENEGNTTEGEKIVYNTKTQVATAGRGGNVTSPRQRIDMVIQPKKKAE; this is encoded by the coding sequence ATGAGGCTCGTTAAAACCCTCCCCCTTTTGCTCAGCCTGAGCGCAGCACTGGGAAGCGCGAGCGCCTTCGCCCTGCCTAACGACCGTGACCAGCCTATCCGCATCCAGGCCGACAACGCGCATCTGGACGACAAGCAAGGCGTGGCGACCTACACCGGCGATGTCATCATCACGCAAGGCTCGATGATGATCAAAGGCAACACCGTGACCATCACCCGCGCCCAATCCGGCGACATCGACGTGGTGACCTCGGTGGGCAACCTGGCCTACTTCGAACAGCAGCAGAGCGCGGCCAAGCCCGACAAGATGAAAGGCTGGGCGGTGACCATCCAGTACCAGGCACAGAAGGACATGGTGATCCTCACCGACCGCGCCAAGGTCGAGAACGAGGGCAACACCACCGAAGGCGAGAAGATCGTCTACAACACCAAGACCCAGGTGGCGACCGCGGGTCGTGGCGGCAACGTGACCTCTCCGCGTCAGCGCATCGACATGGTCATCCAGCCGAAGAAGAAGGCCGAGTAA
- the mlaE gene encoding lipid asymmetry maintenance ABC transporter permease subunit MlaE, which translates to MRRKSLLERIRLFGRSAIDVLAVLGRSCLFLFHALVGRGGIGGGFQLLTKQLYSVGVLSLAIVVVSGVFIGMVLALQGYSILTKYGSEQAVGQMVALTLLRELGPVVTALLFAGRAGSALTAEIGNMKSTEQLSSLEMIGVDPLKYIVAPRLWAGFISLPLLALIFSVVGIWGGSWVAVDWLGVYEGSFWANMQNSVSFTDDVLNGLIKSLVFAFVTTWIAVFQGYDCEPTSEGISRATTKTVVYASLAVLGLDFILTALMFGDF; encoded by the coding sequence ATGCGCAGAAAATCCTTACTCGAACGCATCCGCCTGTTCGGTCGCTCGGCGATCGACGTGCTGGCGGTCCTGGGGCGTTCCTGCCTGTTCCTGTTCCATGCGCTGGTCGGTCGTGGCGGCATCGGGGGCGGCTTCCAGCTGCTGACCAAGCAGCTGTATTCGGTGGGCGTGCTGTCGCTGGCGATCGTCGTCGTCTCCGGCGTGTTCATCGGCATGGTGCTGGCCCTGCAGGGCTATAGCATCCTGACCAAGTACGGCTCGGAACAGGCGGTGGGGCAGATGGTCGCCCTGACCCTGCTGCGAGAGCTTGGCCCGGTGGTCACGGCGTTGCTGTTCGCTGGCCGCGCAGGCTCTGCGCTGACCGCCGAGATTGGCAACATGAAGTCCACCGAGCAACTGTCGAGCCTCGAGATGATCGGCGTCGACCCGCTCAAGTACATCGTCGCGCCACGCCTGTGGGCCGGTTTCATCTCGCTGCCACTGCTGGCGCTGATTTTCAGCGTGGTCGGCATCTGGGGTGGCTCGTGGGTCGCGGTCGACTGGCTGGGCGTCTACGAAGGCTCGTTCTGGGCCAACATGCAGAACAGTGTTTCGTTCACCGACGACGTGCTCAACGGGCTGATCAAGAGCCTGGTGTTCGCCTTCGTCACCACCTGGATCGCCGTGTTCCAGGGGTATGACTGTGAGCCCACCTCCGAGGGGATCAGCCGTGCCACCACCAAGACCGTGGTCTACGCCTCGTTGGCAGTACTGGGTCTGGACTTTATTCTGACCGCCTTGATGTTTGGAGATTTCTGA